The DNA window CTTTTTCTTTTTGGTGCAAAGCAAACTTTTTTGTATTTATTTTTTCTTCGGGCTTAAAAAAGTATGAAATGCTTGGGCTCTTAAGGAATTTTCTTGCTTTAAAAACGAATGCTGCAATCTTTTTGTGCGACAGCACTGCTGCAACATTGCGGTTTTTGTCTGTCGGGTCAAGAAATATTAATGGCTGATTTTCGAATTTTTTCCTAAGACGCGCATATTCATGCTTCGAAAAATCATGCCGTTTCCCGGCGAGCTTTTCATCCTGCGTCTGAAAATGATCATTAACGTCAAGCACTTCCTGATAATGCCAGTACTGGCTTGCCGCAAGAATATTTTCAAAAGAACCATATTTTATTGCCAGAAGCTCACAAAGATAACCGGAAAAGCCACCAGTCTTTAAGTCCGAACCATAACATCCGTTTGCTTTTAGGAATTTCTTCAGTAAGCGTACGGCATCTGTATTTTTAAGATGCTCGTTAACAAAAGCCTTATGAAACGGCGTTCGGTCAACAGCAGACTGTAGGAGTTCCGCGCGCTCCACTTCATACGCAGGAACGATTTCAATGCGAAAGCTATTTATCACGCCCTTGGTATAAGGGTGTTCAGCATAGCTAATTTGATAATTCTTCGACTTGAATTTCTGAAAAACCGCTTTTCCGATTTCAAGGCCTTTTCTCTCGAGAGTTTCGCGCGCAACATTTTGGCCGAAGAATATAAATATGTCAAGGTCTTTATCACCTGCAAGAAACGTATCTTTTGCAAGAGAGCCCATCAAATCGGCTTGTATAGAGAATTTTTCTCGAATAAATGATTGAATTTCGAGAAACATATAATTCGATTTTTTTCTCTCTGATTCTTTCGGATTTATTTTTTCAAGAACTAACTTGAGAATCTGTGATGAGTCACTCATATTATTTATTAGGATTCGAGATTATATATTCCTGCATATTATGACAAACGCGATAGAATCAATAACACGAAGTGACTAGTATGGCAATCAGTACATTGCCACCTTAAAAAGTATAAGCTTAGAAATAAAAATAATCTCCGGCCAATAGATAATGCCGGAAATACCATTTCAATACGCATATTGCATTATTATTAATTGCCTTTAATGGCGCCTTTTTATTCAATAATACTGCATTTCTCTTATTTCTCAGGACTTTCTCGCTTGTTCACTTTTTCCCAAATAAGGTCGAATGTCGGCTTTACAAAGTTTTGGGAAAAATGCTCAGAAGCAGACCAGAAAGCAACATCCTGTGTCGGATGTGTTTTTATATCATCAGTAAGACCGATTATGCTTGCATTACCGTTGACCATAAACATTCTTGTTGTCGGAACGCTCGCGCGTGATGTATCTCTAATCACTATCTTGCTGCCAAGAGCCTTAAGAGCATCAACATCGGATTTGTTTGCCGCAGATATCGGAGCTGCAACTCTCATAGTAACTCCTTTATCCAAAGCAGCCTTAATCAAATCAGCATGCTTGCCATTCAATTCTTTTAAGCCCACTTCTGATGTGAGTATGTCTATATTCGTATCTGCATTTTTAAGCATTGTACCGAGCTGTTGATGTATTGAATGCCTTCCTTTGAGCGAACCGGACATATCTGCAGCATCCACAAGATTAACGCCGGAAGAATGAAGCTTTTGCAACTCATTTAATGCATCGCTTTCCTTGAATTCCTCAATACGCTCAATCGCGTCTGCAAGGTCTGCCTTCATCTTGTTCTTTGCGCGATCAAGAGATTCTGAAGGAGAAACCGCCACATACTGCAAAGGCTTTGCATTCTTAATTATAACAAAACCTTTTTCTGCAAGCGATTCAAGAACATCATATGAACGGGACCGTGGAACTACAGCCATTTCTGAAAGCTCGCCAGCAGTCGATGTGCCGCGTGCCAGCAGAGCAGCATATAGCTTTCTCTCATAAAGATTAAGGCCGATTGCCTTCAACTTATCCATTGTTTTTTGGCTTACTATTGTCATTACATTCACCCAATATTTCAAAAATGATATATCTACTTAGGGTTTGTTCTATATATAGATTTGGTTTATTTAGATTTTTCTATTGATAACGCCGTAAATTTCGGCATATGTCGAACAAAGACATTATTAACGCACTCTAACAAAATACTTACTTGATAGTTGTTAAAATATATAAAGCTTTGTTTTCACTTAGAGGTCATACTAAATAGTAAAGAACTGCAAATATTTAAATAGTTTACAGAAGTTTAAAGACAACTATTTACTGTATTTATGTGTGCGCCTTTCCAAATCCGCGAGCTTGCGTGACAATTTCAAAGTCTCAGTACTTGAAAGAAGCTCAGGAAACCTGTTTGCTTTATCAAGAACAAATCGAAGCCTGTTGATTTCTTTTACATCAGAATCCCACTTCAACGAAACCTCTGTATCCATCACGCCTGTTTTTCCGGCAACCCTCTGTTTTATTTCCATAAATTGCATCATATCCCCTTCTCACATGTTGTTTTTGAAATAAATATCTCGCCAAAAAGCGTTGGCTGATTGCATATTATCCGCTCCTGGTTTGAAAGATGAAGCAATGAGCTGAAATTTTTTATTTTCTCTTCCGGCGTTGCAACTTTCTTCGCCGCAAAAAGAGTTGAAAACGCGATAACACCATCTTTTGCTTTTTCAATATAGGATATAACTGATTCGTAAACTTCTTCAATCTTTTTGGTTATATCTTCGCCTTTCAACTCTATGTTAAATATATGCCTTGCTGCGCGCCTATTTTGAACCTTCATGGCCTTGCCAAGCGCGTTTATAAGTTCTTTTATAGTGACGCGCCTTCGCGGTTCCCTTTTTAGCGGAATGTCCATTGCAGGAAGAATGAGCTGCTCGCCCGAGGACATTTCATCCTCAACTTCCGCATCAACTTCTTCAAGGGATACGGGCTCTTCATCAATCTGCTTAAGCGTTTCTGATTTTAAGCGATAAATTATGGCTGCGGCAAGTATGATTCTTGAAGGCGCCCGAAGATCACGCTTCTGAAGCGTCTGTATGAATGATGTAAACCGCTCGCTTAATTTTATCAAATCAACATCCCACGGATTCATGTCTCTTGTAAGGGAAAACAGCACATTTTCCCAGTCATCAGTTGATATGTATGTAAGAATTTTCTCAGATTCTGATTTGAACGAAAACTTCTCTTCCTGAATCAACTCCGGAACATCGGAATCCTTAAAATCAATATCCTCAACACCCATAACAACCATCATTTTCGCAACAATGAACATCAAATTATTCGCATATCCACCAGACAACTTTTTTTCTTCTTCCGACAGAACTTTCGCGCTTATTATTGAACACTCCTTGGCTTTTAAGCTTAAAACAATGCATATTTGCCGTTGACCATGAAATCCCTGTTTTTTTTGCAATTTCGTATGTAGAAAGAGGCTTCTTAGAGCTAAAAAGCACGTGCCTTATTGCAGAATCAAGAGTATCACTAGTTTTATCCCCCAGCATAATTTATCTCCCCTTTGTAATGTTTTCAGTTGATGCGATTATATATTGCATGCAGGGATATTTAAAGATTTTATGACGCCAACCTTTATAAAATCCCTTTTCAAAAGAGAGACTACGGTGAATGTATGGTACAGGCCTATTGTGTAAAATGCAAAGCAAAAAAAGAGATGAAAGACGCTAAAAGTGTAACGCTAAAGAATGGAAAACCCGCAACATCCGGTGTTTGCCCAACATGCGGCACAAAGATGTTTCGAATCGGTGCT is part of the Nanoarchaeota archaeon genome and encodes:
- the cca gene encoding CCA tRNA nucleotidyltransferase codes for the protein MSDSSQILKLVLEKINPKESERKKSNYMFLEIQSFIREKFSIQADLMGSLAKDTFLAGDKDLDIFIFFGQNVARETLERKGLEIGKAVFQKFKSKNYQISYAEHPYTKGVINSFRIEIVPAYEVERAELLQSAVDRTPFHKAFVNEHLKNTDAVRLLKKFLKANGCYGSDLKTGGFSGYLCELLAIKYGSFENILAASQYWHYQEVLDVNDHFQTQDEKLAGKRHDFSKHEYARLRKKFENQPLIFLDPTDKNRNVAAVLSHKKIAAFVFKARKFLKSPSISYFFKPEEKINTKKFALHQKEKGTDLVIVIFKKPLAIDDILYPQLRKFSSGMAKTMTSEGFDIVDVWEFADVECGIAVELLSKNLPKYLSVRGPSVFNPAEHQDRFVSKYKKVWLEGTFLTAETAREHIDAIGFFQKHLKNSAKKLHDAGVPSTIAESVSKGFKVFEFKKAGKIKSREFWRGLQKDLLR
- a CDS encoding segregation/condensation protein A; its protein translation is MGVEDIDFKDSDVPELIQEEKFSFKSESEKILTYISTDDWENVLFSLTRDMNPWDVDLIKLSERFTSFIQTLQKRDLRAPSRIILAAAIIYRLKSETLKQIDEEPVSLEEVDAEVEDEMSSGEQLILPAMDIPLKREPRRRVTIKELINALGKAMKVQNRRAARHIFNIELKGEDITKKIEEVYESVISYIEKAKDGVIAFSTLFAAKKVATPEEKIKNFSSLLHLSNQERIICNQPTLFGEIFISKTTCEKGI
- a CDS encoding winged helix-turn-helix domain-containing protein; translated protein: MLGDKTSDTLDSAIRHVLFSSKKPLSTYEIAKKTGISWSTANMHCFKLKSQGVFNNKRESSVGRRKKVVWWICE